Proteins found in one Neomonachus schauinslandi chromosome 1, ASM220157v2, whole genome shotgun sequence genomic segment:
- the ZNRF4 gene encoding LOW QUALITY PROTEIN: E3 ubiquitin-protein ligase ZNRF4 (The sequence of the model RefSeq protein was modified relative to this genomic sequence to represent the inferred CDS: inserted 1 base in 1 codon; substituted 1 base at 1 genomic stop codon), producing the protein MQQIPLPRDVFCLHEPSYATREPGPRGRKALGNWGLLGPRWNRTMSQRPGASRTLGVPGLSVIHQQGRLGRSVAPETXLQGHDAHWAAAGSSVCLGTPXSQLSRFPASELPIRAHLPAHLGHGPPGRPWRCPKVSRLLSPAGPSSTQQPEEGEERGAVAMGRRQQPAGAPAAVKASLILLALLVRSEAVVRAVLDGNASAVDFADLPALFGVPLAPEGVRGYLMEAKPANACHPIEGPQPGNSSLGAIVLIRRYDCTFDLKVLHAQRAGFEAAIVHNVRSDELVRMAHVYEDLRRQIAIPSVFVGEAASQDLRVIVRCDKAAHVLLLPDYPPCPDLDCHPVLAVSWVLGRALALLTSAVLVLRRLWNWLQARWSRGPEVKPQACQKAQVRTFTRRNDLCAICLDEYEEGDQLKILPCSHTYHCKCIDPWFSQAARRSCPVCKQSVAGTEDGSDSTINSLGDEDPSVPGHRPPIWAIQARLRSRRLELLARAGSQGHASGTSVGVAEATVSSQRPLEPL; encoded by the exons ATGCAGCAGATCCCTCTCCCCAGAGATGTCTTCTGTCTCCACGAGCCCAGCTATGCCACCCGAGAGCCGGGACCTCGGGGCAGGAAAG CCCTAGGCAactgggggctcctggggccAAGATGGAACAGGACGATGTCACAGAGGCCTGGGGCATCTAGAACCCTGGGGGTTCCTGGCCTCAGCGTCATCCACCAGCAAGGCCGCCTGGGTAGGTCAGTGGCTCCTGAGA GCCTTCAAGGACACGATGCACACTGGGCTGCCGCCGGGAGCAGTGTCTGCTTAGGGACGCCCTAGTCCCAGCTGTCCCGCTTTCCTGCCTCTGAGCTCCCCATTCGAGCTCACCTCCCTGCCCATCTCGGCCACGGACCCCCGGGGAGGCCCTGGAGATGCCCGAAGGTCTCCCGTCTGCTGTCCCCAGCGGGACCTAGCTCCACGCAGCAGccggaggagggggaggagaggggggcggTGGCCATGGGGCGGCGGCAGCAGCCAGCCGGGGCCCCGGCGGCCGTCAAGGCCTCGCTGATCCTGCTGGCGCTGCTGGTGCGCTCGGAGGCCGTGGTGCGGGCCGTGCTGGATGGCAACGCCAGCGCCGTGGACTTTGCGGATTTGCCGGCCCTGTTCGGGGTGCCCCTGGCCCCCGAGGGCGTGCGGGGCTACCTGATGGAGGCCAAGCCAGCCAACGCGTGCCACCCCATCGAGGGCCCGCAGCCGGGCAACAGCTCGCTGGGCGCCATCGTGCTGATCCGCCGGTACGACTGCACGTTCGACCTCAAGGTGCTGCACGCCCAGCGGGCCGGCTTCGAGGCAGCCATCGTGCACAACGTCCGCTCGGACGAACTGGTGCGCATGGCCCACGTCTACGAGGACCTGCGGCGCCAGATCGCCATCCCGTCCGTGTTCGTGGGCGAGGCGGCCTCGCAGGACCTGCGGGTCATCGTGCGCTGTGACAAGGCGGCCCACGTCCTCCTGCTGCCCGACTACCCGCCGTGCCCCGACCTGGACTGCCACCCCGTGCTGGCCGTCTCCTGGGTGCTGGGCCGCGCCCTGGCCCTGCTCACGTCTGCGGTCTTGGTCCTCCGCCGGCTGTGGAACTGGCTCCAGGCCCGGTGGAGCCGGGGGCCGGAGGTCAAGCCGCAGGCCTGCCAGAAGGCGCAGGTCCGCACCTTCACGCGGAGGAACGACCTGTGTGCCATCTGCCTGGATGAGTACGAGGAGGGCGACCAGCTCAAGATCCTGCCCTGTTCCCACACCTACCACTGCAAATGCATCGACCCCTGGTTCTCGCAGGCCGCCCGGCGCTCCTGCCCCGTGTGCAAGCAGTCGGTGGCCGGCACGGAAGATGGGTCCGACTCCACCATCAACAGCTTGGGCGATGAGGACCCCTCAGTGCCCGGACACCGGCCCCCCATCTGGGCCATCCAGGCCCGGCTGCGCTCGCGGAGGCTGGAGCTGCTGGCCCGAGCCGGCTCGCAGGGCCACGCCAGTGGCACGTCCGTGGGGGTGGCCGAGGCCACGGTGTCCTCCCAGAGGCCCCTGGAACCCCTGTGA